A single Euzebyales bacterium DNA region contains:
- the recG gene encoding ATP-dependent DNA helicase RecG, with the protein MDTQDQLDDHVTWQRGDAATWLDAAVTEVPGVSARIAGVLRSAFGITTVRELVTHYPVQGKYRDLGAVEEPTLELLDEQITIIGVIDRWRIIRPRRRKLTIARARVRTDGGALVDAPFFNQEWRARRHPEGSRVALAGTLERFRGDLQLKNPTVVELDDAGGVASEARIVPTYPATEKLSSARLRGLIESALDELAPVEDFVPIVLRAAHGLVELDDALRTIHRPESLAAVRPARDRLVYDELLTLQVGLQRRRHRLEADEIGLGQPPVTGALVSQLAVGLPFMPTKAQLNAFAEIDDDMAGPRPMHRLLQGDVGAGKTLVAARAMLTAVDNGRQAALMAPTEVLAEQHVRTFEQLLAPLGLNMLDGPRLALLTGSTTNAQLRQILAQLAAGDIQMVVGTHALLEPRVMFHDLGLVVVDEQHRFGVRHRARLKDKREDGRSPDVLVMTATPIPRSLALTIYGDLDVTILDELPPGRQPITTTALHSDSPRRGRLYDFVRQRVAAGERAYVVCPLVSDSEALEDVASAETIRRRLADEVLRDLDVGLVHGQLASSEKDEAMAAFRSGATQVLVSTTVIEVGVDVPEATIMIIEDADRFGLSQLHQLRGRVGRGSGRSYCVLFSRAPEDNERLEALVKTSDGFELAEIDLRLRGEGSLFDTRQSGLPDLKLAKLIRDEHWVKHTRDDARALVETEGGLDPYAELEQEVRRRYGDARIAELETS; encoded by the coding sequence ATGGACACGCAGGACCAACTCGACGACCACGTGACGTGGCAACGCGGTGACGCGGCGACCTGGCTCGATGCGGCGGTCACGGAGGTTCCGGGCGTGAGCGCACGGATCGCCGGCGTGCTGCGGTCAGCGTTCGGCATCACCACGGTCCGGGAGCTCGTCACCCACTACCCGGTGCAGGGCAAGTACCGGGATCTCGGCGCCGTCGAGGAGCCCACTCTGGAGCTGCTCGACGAGCAGATCACGATCATCGGCGTGATCGATCGCTGGCGGATCATCCGGCCGCGTCGCCGAAAGCTGACGATCGCGCGTGCGCGCGTGCGGACCGACGGTGGGGCACTCGTGGACGCGCCGTTCTTCAATCAGGAATGGCGCGCACGCCGTCACCCCGAGGGCAGCAGGGTCGCGCTCGCGGGCACGCTCGAGCGGTTCCGGGGCGACCTGCAGCTCAAGAATCCCACGGTCGTGGAGCTGGACGACGCCGGTGGCGTGGCGTCCGAGGCGCGCATCGTGCCGACCTACCCGGCGACCGAGAAGCTCTCGAGCGCGCGGCTGCGGGGGCTCATCGAGTCCGCGCTCGACGAGCTGGCCCCGGTGGAGGACTTCGTGCCGATCGTGCTACGCGCGGCGCATGGCCTGGTCGAGCTCGATGACGCGCTGCGCACCATCCACCGGCCGGAGTCGTTGGCAGCTGTCCGTCCGGCCCGAGACCGGCTGGTCTACGACGAGCTGCTCACCCTGCAGGTGGGTCTGCAGCGGCGCCGCCACCGCTTGGAGGCCGATGAGATCGGGCTGGGGCAACCACCGGTCACCGGCGCGCTGGTGTCGCAGCTCGCCGTCGGGCTGCCGTTCATGCCGACCAAGGCACAGCTGAACGCCTTCGCGGAGATTGACGACGACATGGCCGGGCCCCGCCCGATGCACCGGCTGCTGCAGGGCGACGTCGGTGCGGGCAAGACCCTCGTGGCGGCGCGGGCCATGCTGACGGCCGTGGACAACGGGCGCCAGGCGGCGCTCATGGCACCCACCGAGGTGCTCGCCGAGCAGCACGTCCGCACCTTCGAGCAGCTGCTGGCACCGCTCGGGCTGAACATGCTTGACGGTCCGCGGCTCGCGCTGCTGACCGGTAGCACGACCAACGCCCAGCTGCGGCAGATCCTGGCACAGCTCGCCGCCGGCGACATCCAGATGGTGGTCGGCACCCATGCGCTCCTCGAGCCCAGGGTCATGTTCCACGACCTCGGCCTGGTGGTCGTCGACGAGCAGCACCGCTTCGGCGTGCGTCACCGGGCCAGGCTCAAGGACAAGCGCGAAGACGGTCGGTCGCCCGACGTGCTCGTCATGACCGCGACGCCGATCCCGCGGTCGCTCGCACTGACCATCTACGGTGACCTGGACGTCACGATCCTCGACGAGCTCCCTCCGGGACGTCAGCCGATCACGACGACGGCGCTGCACAGCGACTCGCCGCGGCGGGGACGCCTCTACGACTTCGTCCGCCAGCGGGTCGCGGCAGGGGAGCGTGCGTACGTGGTCTGCCCGCTGGTCAGCGACTCCGAGGCGCTCGAGGACGTCGCGTCGGCAGAGACGATCCGTCGGCGGCTGGCCGACGAGGTGCTCCGCGACCTCGACGTCGGCCTCGTCCATGGCCAGCTGGCTTCGTCCGAGAAGGACGAGGCCATGGCCGCGTTCCGCAGCGGCGCCACGCAGGTGCTGGTCTCGACGACGGTCATCGAGGTGGGCGTCGACGTGCCGGAGGCCACGATCATGATCATCGAGGACGCCGACCGGTTCGGTCTCAGCCAGCTCCATCAGCTGCGTGGCCGCGTCGGCCGTGGCAGTGGCCGCAGCTACTGCGTGCTGTTCTCCCGCGCCCCCGAGGACAACGAGCGCCTCGAGGCGCTGGTGAAGACGAGCGACGGGTTCGAGCTCGCCGAGATCGATCTGCGCCTGCGTGGCGAGGGCAGCCTGTTCGACACACGGCAGTCCGGCCTGCCGGACCTCAAGCTCGCCAAGCTCATCCGGGACGAGCACTGGGTGAAGCACACCCGTGACGACGCCCGTGCGCTCGTGGAGACCGAGGGCGGGCTGGACCCGTACGCCGAGCTGGAACAGGAGGTCCGCCGCCGCTACGGCGACGCACGCATCGCCGAGCTCGAGACGTCATGA
- the rsmD gene encoding 16S rRNA (guanine(966)-N(2))-methyltransferase RsmD has product MTRVVAGTLGGRRLDVPKGRAVRPTSDRVREALFSTLGDRVVGAKVLDLFAGTGALGIEALSRGAAHATFVERDPAVARVLRANLEALGLIADVRVVTAARYVDEVATDADAPVFDVVLCDPPYHGSATDVVVLLDSLVRGGHVAPDALMAIERSRHGDAFVLPNDILAVTDVRTYGDTVLYYVRSGAADEQEGGPDA; this is encoded by the coding sequence ATGACGCGCGTCGTGGCCGGCACCCTCGGCGGACGGCGTCTGGACGTCCCGAAGGGTCGCGCGGTGCGGCCGACCAGTGACCGGGTGCGGGAGGCGTTGTTCTCGACACTGGGCGACCGTGTGGTCGGAGCGAAGGTGCTCGACCTGTTCGCCGGCACGGGGGCGCTCGGCATCGAGGCGCTGTCACGCGGTGCTGCCCACGCGACGTTCGTCGAACGCGACCCCGCGGTAGCGCGCGTACTGCGGGCGAACCTCGAGGCGCTGGGGCTGATCGCCGATGTGCGGGTCGTCACCGCGGCCCGGTACGTCGACGAGGTCGCGACGGACGCCGACGCACCGGTCTTCGACGTGGTCCTGTGCGACCCGCCCTACCATGGGTCCGCCACCGACGTGGTGGTCCTGCTGGACTCCCTGGTGCGCGGTGGCCACGTGGCGCCCGACGCCCTCATGGCCATCGAACGCTCACGGCACGGTGACGCGTTCGTGCTCCCGAACGACATCCTCGCCGTCACGGATGTGCGCACGTACGGCGACACGGTGTTGTACTACGTGCGGAGCGGAGCAGCCGACGAGCAGGAAGGTGGTCCGGACGCGTGA
- the coaD gene encoding pantetheine-phosphate adenylyltransferase — MSNAAVCPGTFDPVTNGHVDVIERAAAHFDHLLVACLRNVGKQPLFELDRRVDLLEVATSHLDNVEIATFEGLLVDFCRAHDVRIVVRGLRAVSDFESELEMAQMNHRLADVETFFVATSPLHSFLSSTLVKEVARFGGDVTPFVPAAVNDSLRAKYASKGTSDE; from the coding sequence ATGAGCAATGCGGCGGTGTGCCCCGGGACGTTCGACCCGGTCACCAACGGTCACGTCGACGTGATCGAACGCGCCGCGGCGCATTTCGACCACCTACTGGTGGCGTGCCTGCGCAACGTCGGCAAGCAGCCGCTGTTCGAGCTCGACCGGCGCGTCGATCTACTCGAAGTGGCCACGTCACACCTCGATAACGTCGAGATCGCCACGTTCGAAGGGCTCCTGGTCGACTTCTGCCGCGCGCATGACGTCCGGATCGTGGTGCGTGGCCTGCGTGCGGTCAGCGACTTCGAGAGCGAGCTCGAGATGGCCCAGATGAACCACCGCCTGGCCGATGTGGAGACATTCTTCGTCGCGACCAGTCCACTGCACTCGTTCCTGTCGTCCACACTGGTGAAGGAAGTGGCACGCTTCGGCGGTGACGTGACGCCGTTCGTGCCGGCGGCGGTCAACGACAGCCTGCGGGCGAAGTACGCCAGCAAGGGGACGTCAGATGAGTGA